A single window of Dermacentor albipictus isolate Rhodes 1998 colony chromosome 1, USDA_Dalb.pri_finalv2, whole genome shotgun sequence DNA harbors:
- the LOC135897727 gene encoding prenylated Rab acceptor protein 1-like — translation MNREQDEVQESLNPNPMSSGDAPATFRVKARRRLSSTPVQEAFDLHRTAVSWFSEQLDREQPWKDFADTTKFSVPKSAQEVTNRIRSNVDRFCCNYVTIFFGILAGCVVSIMALVASLVAVGAVCAVFKLHHRGETAVVWGTRLALTKKHRRIAATLVAMPLLYAAEILSAVVWSFGAIAVIVIVHATLYAGLGSPSKSVAKYLPVISDIDDISVDL, via the coding sequence ATGAACCGTGAGCAAGACGAAGTCCAGGAGTCCCTGAACCCAAATCCGATGTCTTCAGGTGATGCCCCAGCCACCTTCCGTGTAAAGGCGCGCAGGCGCCTCTCCTCGACTCCAGTACAGGAGGCTTTTGACCTTCACCGCACCGCCGTGTCCTGGTTCAGCGAACAGCTCGACCGCGAACAGCCGTGGAAAGATTTCGCGGACACGACCAAGTTTTCCGTTCCAAAGTCGGCCCAAGAGGTCACCAACCGGATCCGATCGAACGTGGACCGCTTCTGCTGCAACTACGTCACCATCTTCTTCGGCATCTTGGCGGGCTGTGTCGTGTCCATCATGGCACTAGTGGCGAGCCTCGTGGCGGTTGGTGCCGTGTGCGCCGTGTTCAAGCTACACCACCGCGGCGAGACTGCGGTCGTGTGGGGCACGAGGCTGGCGCTCACCAAGAAGCACAGGAGGATCGCCGCCACATTGGTGGCGATGCCTCTTCTCTACGCCGCCGAGATCCTGTCCGCCGTTGTGTGGTCCTTCGGTGCCATCGCCGTGATTGTCATCGTCCATGCCACTCTGTATGCCGGGCTTGGCTCACCGAGCAAGTCAGTCGCCAAATATTTACCGGTCATTTCCGATATAGATGATATCAGTGTTGATCTGTGA